One genomic segment of Pseudomonas sp. RU47 includes these proteins:
- a CDS encoding PAAR domain-containing protein translates to MSGKPAARVTDPTACPLPGHGTNPIVSGSPNVFFDGLAAARMTDKSACGSPITGAVSGTVFINGLNAATLDSTGGHGNVVVGGSGTVIIGQSGGGAAFSGLLPMPVHFNDRMQIVDENSGEPLSYIAYVIERADGTLERGVTDAKGHTHTVSSHLKETIKLYVE, encoded by the coding sequence TTGAGTGGTAAACCTGCTGCACGCGTCACCGACCCGACCGCCTGCCCATTGCCAGGCCATGGCACCAACCCGATTGTTTCCGGCTCGCCGAACGTCTTCTTCGACGGCCTCGCCGCCGCGCGCATGACCGATAAATCGGCGTGCGGCAGTCCGATTACCGGAGCCGTTTCCGGCACCGTGTTCATCAATGGCCTGAATGCCGCAACGCTCGACAGCACTGGCGGGCACGGCAATGTCGTGGTCGGTGGTTCAGGGACGGTGATTATCGGCCAAAGTGGCGGCGGGGCGGCGTTTAGCGGATTGCTGCCGATGCCGGTGCATTTCAATGATCGGATGCAGATTGTTGATGAAAACAGCGGTGAACCGCTTTCCTATATTGCCTACGTCATCGAACGGGCAGATGGAACGCTGGAACGAGGCGTCACTGATGCCAAGGGTCATACCCACACGGTCAGTTCGCACCTCAAAGAAACCATCAAACTGTACGTGGAGTAA
- a CDS encoding ADP-ribosylglycohydrolase family protein, giving the protein MTALNRALGAFYGLALGDALGMPTQSLNRETIKTRFGQITDLQDAGPLQPIAANMPKGSITDDTEQAILVGELLVEGKGRIEPAILAQRLIEWEAEMQAKGSQDLLGPSTKRAIEMILAGHSPEEAGRYGTTNGAAMRITPVGIAADVVDPERFIAAVVQACQVTHNTTLGISSAAAVAAVVSAGINGMDLGEALNLGQQIAQQAEAHGHWVAGGRIASRISWARTISVDSDKALLADLLYDVIGTSVASQESVVVSFALAQQVAVGEMSAFDALCMAASLGGDTDTIAAILGAMLGACLGLESWPAEMIETVKAVNHLELEPLVQGLLALR; this is encoded by the coding sequence ATGACCGCGCTCAACCGTGCCCTCGGCGCTTTCTATGGCCTGGCCCTCGGTGATGCGCTGGGCATGCCGACGCAATCGCTGAACCGCGAAACCATCAAGACCCGCTTCGGCCAGATCACCGATCTGCAGGATGCCGGCCCCTTGCAGCCGATCGCCGCGAACATGCCCAAAGGCTCGATCACCGATGACACCGAGCAGGCGATTCTGGTCGGCGAATTGCTGGTCGAAGGCAAGGGCCGCATCGAGCCGGCGATCCTCGCGCAACGTTTGATCGAGTGGGAAGCCGAAATGCAGGCCAAAGGCTCGCAGGACTTGCTCGGGCCGTCGACCAAACGCGCGATCGAAATGATCCTTGCCGGCCATTCGCCGGAAGAAGCCGGGCGCTACGGCACCACCAACGGCGCGGCGATGCGCATTACGCCGGTGGGGATTGCGGCGGATGTTGTCGACCCTGAACGGTTTATTGCGGCGGTGGTACAGGCCTGCCAGGTCACCCACAACACCACGCTGGGGATTTCCAGTGCGGCAGCAGTGGCGGCGGTGGTGTCTGCCGGCATCAACGGCATGGACCTGGGCGAGGCGTTGAACCTCGGTCAGCAAATCGCTCAGCAAGCCGAGGCGCACGGGCACTGGGTCGCCGGTGGGCGTATTGCCTCGCGCATCAGTTGGGCGCGCACCATCAGTGTCGATAGCGACAAGGCTTTACTGGCGGATCTGCTCTACGACGTGATCGGCACTTCGGTGGCCTCACAGGAATCGGTGGTGGTTTCGTTTGCACTGGCACAGCAAGTGGCGGTCGGTGAGATGAGCGCGTTTGATGCGCTGTGCATGGCCGCCAGCCTTGGCGGCGACACGGACACCATTGCGGCGATTCTTGGCGCGATGCTTGGGGCCTGCCTGGGTCTTGAGAGTTGGCCTGCCGAGATGATCGAGACGGTTAAGGCCGTTAATCATCTGGAGCTTGAGCCGTTGGTGCAGGGGCTGTTGGCTTTGCGCTGA
- a CDS encoding HD domain-containing protein, which translates to MNLEFFTPVAALAAELLPYALEPSDDGAHDLAHLQRVWHNVRTLHEEEGGDLEVLLAAVLLHDCVAVEKNSPLRSQASRLAADKASSVLADLNWSEEKIAAVAHAIEAHSFSANITPLTLEAKIVQDADRLDSLGMLGVARTFYIAGRMGSALYDPQDPEAKQRDYDDTRFCLDHFQTKLLHLADGFQTTAGQRLAQVRHQRLKGFMEQFKEEIGIV; encoded by the coding sequence ATGAACCTTGAGTTTTTTACACCGGTGGCGGCACTGGCAGCAGAGTTACTGCCGTACGCATTGGAGCCGTCCGACGACGGCGCTCACGACCTCGCCCACCTGCAACGGGTCTGGCACAACGTGCGTACGCTGCATGAAGAAGAAGGCGGTGATCTTGAGGTGTTGTTGGCCGCCGTGCTCTTGCACGATTGCGTGGCCGTCGAGAAGAATTCGCCACTGCGTTCGCAGGCTTCGCGGCTGGCGGCAGATAAAGCTTCGTCAGTGCTGGCCGATCTGAACTGGTCCGAAGAGAAAATCGCCGCCGTCGCCCACGCCATCGAAGCCCACAGTTTCTCCGCCAACATCACCCCGCTCACCCTCGAAGCGAAAATCGTCCAGGACGCCGATCGGCTCGACTCACTCGGCATGCTTGGCGTCGCCCGCACTTTCTACATCGCCGGGCGCATGGGTTCGGCGCTGTACGACCCGCAGGATCCCGAAGCGAAACAACGCGATTACGATGACACGCGTTTTTGCCTCGATCATTTCCAGACCAAACTGCTGCACCTCGCCGACGGTTTTCAGACCACCGCCGGCCAGCGTCTTGCGCAGGTCCGTCATCAACGTCTGAAGGGTTTCATGGAACAGTTCAAGGAAGAGATTGGCATCGTTTAA
- a CDS encoding MFS transporter, with the protein MSQASPQVSGKLFGLFCLASYLLSLSYGSTFLLSLLIGARGGNEHDAGSVISAAMLSTFVAVLVSGHLSDWLGAARSIALFGLLLVAASLGFAMTPGFGHLLLFFGLLLGLGWGVFYTLGPIIVASLVTPAQRARYFALLSGSMMTGIGSGPLLGRAASALGMPVTSAFYLAALASLIGALLFWQLGAKLKSTQATTAAKISWQATTQVLGSRAVFPIIMVGLGGCVFGGLSSFQTSYAAARSLDYSLFFLGFMSAAISSRMLIAGYVVKRDPLRASSLLSGLMLSSIVLFAFGVHGGFTYLLAAVLLGVGYGLTYSVINGLAANEAPAGTTSQALLLFSLAYFIGVFGFPLLAGKIIVEHGMATLLHTVLVVALMNWLITLGRLLWRRLNVKTVPAI; encoded by the coding sequence ATGTCGCAAGCATCACCCCAGGTATCAGGCAAGCTGTTCGGCTTGTTCTGCCTCGCGAGTTATCTGCTGTCGTTGTCCTATGGCTCGACGTTTTTGCTGTCGCTGTTGATCGGTGCGCGCGGCGGCAATGAACACGATGCCGGCAGCGTGATTTCGGCGGCGATGCTCAGTACGTTTGTCGCAGTGCTGGTGTCCGGGCATCTGTCGGACTGGCTCGGTGCGGCGCGTTCGATTGCCCTGTTTGGTCTGTTGCTGGTGGCGGCGAGTCTGGGCTTTGCAATGACGCCGGGATTCGGTCATCTGCTGTTGTTTTTTGGTTTGTTACTGGGCCTGGGCTGGGGGGTGTTTTACACCTTGGGACCGATCATCGTTGCCAGTCTGGTGACGCCGGCGCAACGGGCCAGGTATTTCGCGTTGCTGTCGGGCAGCATGATGACTGGCATCGGCAGCGGCCCGTTACTCGGGCGCGCCGCCAGTGCGTTGGGTATGCCTGTGACCTCGGCGTTTTATCTGGCGGCGCTGGCAAGCCTGATCGGCGCGCTGCTGTTCTGGCAACTCGGCGCAAAACTGAAAAGCACACAGGCGACAACCGCCGCGAAAATCAGCTGGCAAGCAACCACTCAAGTGCTGGGCTCGCGCGCCGTGTTCCCGATCATCATGGTCGGTCTCGGCGGTTGCGTATTCGGTGGCCTGTCGAGCTTTCAGACCAGCTATGCCGCTGCGCGCTCGCTGGATTATTCATTGTTCTTTCTGGGCTTCATGAGTGCGGCGATCAGCAGTCGAATGTTGATCGCGGGGTATGTGGTCAAGCGTGACCCGTTGCGCGCGTCGAGCCTGCTGTCAGGGTTGATGTTGAGTTCGATTGTGCTGTTCGCGTTCGGCGTGCACGGCGGGTTCACTTACCTGCTGGCGGCAGTGCTGCTGGGTGTTGGTTATGGCCTGACCTATTCGGTGATCAACGGTCTGGCCGCCAACGAAGCACCGGCCGGCACCACATCACAGGCGCTGTTGCTGTTCAGTCTGGCGTACTTTATCGGCGTATTCGGCTTCCCGTTGCTCGCTGGCAAAATCATCGTCGAACACGGCATGGCAACGCTTTTACACACTGTGTTGGTAGTGGCATTGATGAACTGGCTGATCACCCTTGGTCGTCTGCTCTGGCGTCGACTGAATGTCAAAACCGTACCAGCGATTTAG
- a CDS encoding purine-cytosine permease family protein, whose product MSSSNAGQSAGQLETRGIEPVPEAECNGHPLQLFWVWFAANISILGLPLGATLVAFRGLAIWQAIIVAIIGAAGSFAVVGIISIAGRRGRAPSLTLSRAIFGVRGNIGPTLVSLMSRLGWETVNTTTAAFVLLSLCSILFGSPVEAKSAPVLTLIFIAIFVLLTLSVSGLGHATLLVIQKWATYVFGALNILVGGFLCATIDWSAVFNATPAPMSAMIIGIGTMAAGTGIGWANAGADMSRYQHRSVKAVRLVASAAFGAGIPLVLLITLGGLLSVGNNDLASATDPIVAIRDMLPTWMAVPYLITAFGGLLLSNNLSVYSAGLTTLTLGLKVKRVYAVVVDIVAIFAGSIYFMLIADSFYGPFITFISLLAVPITAWVGIFVVDLIHRHYYSPKDLLDVSPSSAYWYRGGIEWRAFGAWSIAIVLGFSFTTIGTTAENVWFKGFLSDSWLGHNGLGWIVTFVVAGGIYFVLGGAKDRRAAQTENAHA is encoded by the coding sequence ATGAGTTCATCAAACGCCGGGCAAAGCGCCGGGCAACTGGAAACCCGCGGCATCGAACCGGTGCCGGAAGCCGAGTGCAACGGTCATCCGCTGCAACTGTTCTGGGTCTGGTTCGCCGCCAATATTTCCATCCTCGGTTTGCCGCTGGGCGCCACGCTGGTGGCGTTTCGCGGGCTGGCGATCTGGCAGGCGATCATCGTCGCGATCATCGGCGCTGCCGGTTCGTTTGCGGTGGTCGGAATCATCTCGATTGCCGGTCGACGTGGTCGTGCGCCGAGCCTGACCTTGTCACGAGCGATCTTCGGCGTGCGCGGCAATATCGGCCCGACGCTGGTCTCGCTGATGTCGCGTCTCGGTTGGGAAACGGTCAACACCACCACCGCTGCATTCGTGCTGCTGTCGCTGTGCTCGATCCTGTTCGGCTCCCCGGTCGAAGCGAAAAGCGCACCGGTATTGACGCTGATCTTCATCGCGATTTTCGTTCTGCTGACCTTGTCAGTATCCGGCCTCGGTCACGCGACGTTGTTGGTCATCCAGAAGTGGGCGACCTACGTGTTCGGCGCGCTGAACATTCTCGTTGGCGGCTTCCTCTGCGCGACCATCGACTGGAGCGCAGTGTTCAACGCGACACCGGCGCCGATGAGCGCAATGATCATCGGTATCGGCACCATGGCCGCCGGCACCGGCATCGGCTGGGCCAACGCTGGCGCCGACATGTCGCGCTATCAGCATCGCAGCGTCAAGGCTGTGCGTCTGGTCGCGTCTGCCGCGTTTGGTGCGGGTATTCCGCTGGTACTGCTGATCACTCTTGGCGGTCTGCTGTCGGTGGGCAACAACGACCTGGCCTCGGCGACTGACCCGATCGTGGCAATTCGCGACATGCTGCCAACCTGGATGGCGGTGCCGTACCTGATCACCGCATTCGGTGGCTTGCTGCTGTCGAACAACCTGTCGGTGTATTCCGCTGGTTTGACCACGCTGACCCTCGGCCTCAAGGTCAAGCGCGTCTACGCGGTGGTGGTCGATATCGTCGCTATCTTCGCCGGCTCGATCTACTTCATGCTGATCGCCGACAGCTTCTACGGTCCGTTCATTACCTTCATTTCCCTGCTTGCCGTGCCGATCACCGCATGGGTCGGGATCTTCGTCGTCGACCTGATTCATCGTCACTACTACAGCCCGAAGGACCTTCTCGACGTCAGCCCGAGCAGTGCTTACTGGTATCGCGGCGGTATCGAGTGGCGTGCGTTTGGTGCATGGTCGATTGCCATTGTCCTCGGCTTCAGTTTCACCACCATCGGCACCACTGCCGAGAACGTCTGGTTCAAGGGCTTCCTGTCCGACTCGTGGCTGGGCCACAACGGCCTCGGCTGGATCGTGACCTTCGTCGTCGCTGGTGGGATTTACTTTGTACTGGGCGGGGCGAAAGATCGCCGCGCCGCGCAAACCGAGAATGCTCATGCCTAA
- a CDS encoding PfkB family carbohydrate kinase: MPKMLHTGQVIIDLVMAVDKLPQIGGDVLAQSAGFEAGGGFNVMAAAVRNGLPVVYLGRHGSGRFGDLARQAMNAEGIHIGITEPAPKDTGLCVALTDASAERSFISYIGAEGEVTEADLNSVPAEAGDYVYLSGYSLLHEGKAQALLDWTLALPDSINVVFDPGPLVESPDSPLMKALLPRIDVWTSNSVEALRFTGAEDIGAALDRLAEHLPGDVLMVVRDGPQGCWIHQVGERRHVPGFAVKAVDSNGAGDAHAGVFVAGLAQGLSAHEAARRANAAAALAVTRWGPATSPGAAEVEVFIRESSGE; the protein is encoded by the coding sequence ATGCCTAAGATGTTGCACACCGGCCAGGTCATCATCGACCTGGTCATGGCCGTGGATAAACTGCCGCAGATTGGCGGTGACGTGCTGGCGCAGTCGGCCGGTTTCGAAGCGGGCGGCGGTTTCAACGTGATGGCGGCGGCGGTGCGTAACGGCCTGCCGGTGGTGTATCTCGGTCGCCATGGCAGTGGGCGTTTCGGCGATCTCGCGCGTCAGGCGATGAATGCCGAGGGAATTCACATCGGCATCACCGAACCCGCACCGAAAGACACCGGTTTGTGTGTGGCACTGACCGATGCGTCCGCCGAGCGCAGTTTCATTTCCTACATCGGCGCTGAAGGTGAAGTGACTGAGGCGGATCTGAACAGCGTGCCGGCCGAGGCGGGCGATTACGTTTATCTCAGCGGCTACAGCCTGCTCCACGAAGGCAAGGCCCAAGCGTTGCTCGACTGGACGTTGGCGCTACCGGACTCGATCAATGTTGTGTTCGATCCGGGCCCGTTGGTGGAGTCGCCGGACTCGCCGCTGATGAAAGCGTTGCTGCCGCGCATTGATGTCTGGACCAGCAACAGTGTTGAAGCGCTGCGCTTTACCGGCGCTGAGGATATTGGCGCGGCGCTGGATCGTCTCGCTGAACATCTGCCCGGCGATGTACTAATGGTGGTGCGTGACGGCCCGCAAGGGTGCTGGATTCATCAGGTCGGCGAGCGTCGGCATGTGCCGGGGTTTGCCGTGAAAGCCGTGGACAGCAATGGCGCGGGTGATGCCCATGCCGGGGTGTTTGTTGCCGGGTTGGCGCAGGGTTTGTCAGCGCATGAAGCGGCGCGGCGGGCGAATGCGGCAGCGGCGTTGGCGGTGACACGCTGGGGGCCGGCGACATCGCCGGGAGCGGCTGAAGTGGAAGTGTTTATCCGCGAATCTAGCGGCGAATGA
- a CDS encoding 2-dehydro-3-deoxygalactonokinase, with amino-acid sequence MLAQLIALDWGTTSLRAYKLAAGGVVLEQRALSSGIMQLPKTPRVINGRECADGFELAFDEACGDWLDAQPNLPVIACGMVGSAQGWREAAYCETPANVANLGNSLQTIVSLRGTRVHIVPGVIQRSRLPNVMRGEETQVLGVLQNLPIEAGVDLLIGLPGSHSKWVDVVDGCITHFDTFMTGEVFAVLSEHSILGRTLKQGAAFDALAFDRGVQVAQSVDGELGVLSTLFSARTLGLTGELSPTAQADYLSGLMIGHELAALATVQRRRRNNPNLPSIILIGNAQLCTRYSRALAACGFANVTLAEQATERGLWQLALAAGLIDSSSR; translated from the coding sequence ATGCTGGCGCAATTGATCGCGCTCGATTGGGGGACGACCTCATTACGTGCTTACAAACTCGCGGCGGGCGGTGTGGTGCTGGAGCAGCGCGCGCTGTCGTCCGGGATCATGCAACTGCCGAAGACTCCGCGAGTCATCAACGGTCGCGAATGCGCCGATGGTTTTGAACTGGCGTTCGACGAGGCGTGCGGCGACTGGCTCGATGCGCAGCCGAATCTACCGGTGATAGCTTGCGGCATGGTCGGCAGTGCACAGGGCTGGCGTGAAGCAGCCTACTGCGAGACGCCGGCGAACGTCGCCAATCTCGGAAACTCCCTACAAACAATTGTCAGCCTGCGCGGCACCCGCGTGCATATCGTGCCGGGTGTGATTCAGCGTTCGCGCCTGCCGAATGTGATGCGCGGCGAAGAAACCCAAGTGCTCGGCGTGCTGCAGAATCTGCCGATTGAGGCGGGTGTTGATCTGTTGATCGGTCTGCCGGGCAGTCATTCGAAATGGGTGGACGTCGTCGATGGCTGCATCACCCATTTCGACACGTTCATGACCGGCGAAGTGTTCGCCGTGCTCAGTGAACACAGCATTCTCGGCCGTACCCTGAAGCAGGGGGCGGCGTTCGATGCTCTGGCGTTTGACCGTGGTGTGCAGGTTGCGCAGTCGGTGGACGGCGAACTCGGCGTGCTGTCGACGTTGTTCAGTGCCCGTACCTTGGGCCTGACCGGCGAACTCAGCCCGACCGCGCAGGCGGATTATCTGTCCGGCCTGATGATCGGCCATGAACTGGCGGCGCTCGCCACGGTTCAGCGGCGTCGCCGCAACAACCCGAATCTCCCTTCGATCATCCTCATCGGCAACGCGCAACTCTGCACGCGCTACAGCCGTGCCCTCGCTGCCTGCGGTTTCGCCAACGTGACGCTGGCCGAACAGGCCACCGAGCGTGGTCTGTGGCAACTGGCGCTGGCCGCCGGACTGATCGATTCCTCATCCCGTTAA
- a CDS encoding GntR family transcriptional regulator produces the protein MIRQVRFDKKQRVVDELVRRIESGLMEDGFLLPGEHQLAEEFKVSRGTLREALAELKRRNYIATQSGVGSIVTFDGVALDQRSGWAQALADSGAMINTEVLRLEAVTRPDLLSRFGTDQFITLDRRRRSNEGTLVSLERSLMPATGGLESLPRVGLIDNSLTITLAAYGYIGERGDQWIGAEPLNAEDAALLGRPEGTVFLKALRTTYDRQNRFMELVESLLDPVHFRLHLQFGESK, from the coding sequence ATGATTAGACAGGTACGATTTGACAAGAAACAACGGGTGGTCGACGAACTCGTCCGGCGCATCGAAAGCGGCCTCATGGAGGACGGCTTTCTGTTGCCTGGCGAGCATCAGTTGGCTGAAGAATTCAAAGTCAGCCGAGGCACGCTGCGCGAAGCGCTGGCCGAACTGAAACGGCGTAACTACATCGCCACGCAAAGCGGTGTCGGTTCCATCGTCACTTTCGACGGTGTCGCCCTCGACCAGCGCAGCGGCTGGGCGCAGGCCTTGGCCGACAGCGGGGCGATGATCAATACCGAAGTGTTGCGTCTGGAAGCCGTGACCCGGCCAGACCTGCTGTCGCGATTCGGCACTGACCAATTCATCACCCTCGACCGTCGTCGCCGTTCCAACGAAGGCACGCTGGTCTCCCTCGAACGCTCGTTGATGCCAGCCACCGGCGGCCTGGAAAGCCTGCCGCGCGTTGGTCTGATCGACAATTCCCTGACCATTACTTTGGCCGCCTACGGTTACATCGGCGAACGCGGCGATCAATGGATCGGCGCCGAACCGTTGAATGCCGAAGACGCCGCACTGCTTGGCCGCCCTGAGGGCACGGTGTTCCTCAAAGCCCTGCGCACCACTTACGACCGCCAGAACCGTTTCATGGAGCTGGTTGAAAGCCTGCTCGACCCGGTGCATTTCCGTCTGCACCTGCAATTTGGAGAATCGAAATGA
- a CDS encoding 2-dehydro-3-deoxy-6-phosphogalactonate aldolase: MLKQALAQNGLIAILRGLHPQEAAAVGEVLYAAGFRVIEVPLNSPSPYESIRILRTTLPADCLIGAGTVLTPEQVEFVKEAGGQVIVMPHSDAKVLRAAKAAGLFLSPGVATPTEAFAALEEGADILKMFPAEQMGPAVVKAWLAVLPTGTVLAPVGGITPDNMQAFIDAGVKGFGLGSGLFKPGMTAEQVAVNAKAYVAAWKALR, from the coding sequence ATGCTCAAGCAAGCATTGGCGCAAAACGGTCTGATCGCGATTCTGCGTGGCCTGCATCCGCAGGAAGCCGCCGCTGTCGGAGAAGTCCTGTATGCGGCTGGATTTCGCGTCATCGAAGTACCGCTCAATTCCCCTTCGCCGTACGAAAGTATCCGCATCCTGCGCACGACCTTGCCCGCCGATTGCCTGATCGGTGCCGGCACGGTGCTGACCCCGGAGCAGGTCGAGTTCGTGAAAGAGGCCGGCGGCCAAGTGATCGTCATGCCGCACAGCGATGCCAAGGTCTTGCGCGCGGCGAAAGCGGCGGGGCTGTTTCTGTCGCCGGGTGTCGCCACGCCGACCGAGGCTTTCGCGGCACTGGAGGAGGGCGCGGACATTCTCAAGATGTTTCCGGCCGAGCAGATGGGCCCGGCGGTCGTCAAAGCCTGGCTCGCAGTGTTGCCGACGGGAACGGTACTGGCGCCGGTCGGCGGCATCACGCCGGACAATATGCAGGCGTTTATCGATGCCGGTGTAAAAGGTTTTGGCCTCGGTTCGGGCCTGTTCAAACCGGGCATGACGGCGGAGCAGGTGGCAGTGAACGCCAAGGCCTACGTGGCCGCGTGGAAGGCCCTTCGCTAA
- a CDS encoding alpha/beta hydrolase gives MGAQSGAVQGCIGRLVASHELTTKEDQTVKPVTLAREVVAFFIGGAGDSESYYGDGPSNYTLRAMEALQVRLGSSYGGKFQPYYMGYNDVKGEADLEEFVFSKLPHKSAHVYIVGHSLGGWNGAHLSQILTDKGYIVKMLVTLDPVGEGVMVALISDIYWSEPTPKAETWINVRAEPDEMDRTDVVAWVGGKWDIESGPDVMGIVKFNHYSALRLYESRLECGQSALDLSASSIAGYLREGA, from the coding sequence ATGGGAGCTCAATCCGGAGCCGTTCAAGGATGCATCGGGAGACTGGTCGCCAGTCATGAGTTGACGACAAAAGAGGATCAGACGGTCAAACCGGTGACGCTTGCCAGAGAGGTTGTGGCTTTTTTCATTGGCGGTGCTGGCGATTCGGAAAGTTACTACGGAGACGGGCCTAGCAACTACACCTTGCGGGCCATGGAAGCTTTGCAGGTCCGTTTGGGCTCGAGCTATGGCGGCAAATTCCAACCCTATTACATGGGATACAACGATGTAAAAGGGGAGGCCGACCTCGAAGAGTTTGTATTCTCCAAGCTGCCTCACAAGTCCGCACATGTCTACATTGTGGGTCATAGTCTGGGCGGGTGGAACGGCGCGCATTTGTCGCAGATTCTCACCGATAAAGGTTATATCGTGAAAATGCTCGTTACTCTGGATCCTGTGGGGGAAGGTGTGATGGTGGCGTTGATTTCGGATATTTACTGGTCGGAGCCAACGCCCAAGGCTGAAACCTGGATCAACGTTCGGGCAGAGCCTGACGAGATGGATCGAACCGACGTAGTCGCTTGGGTGGGGGGCAAGTGGGATATCGAATCCGGTCCCGATGTTATGGGGATCGTCAAATTCAACCATTACTCGGCCTTGAGATTGTATGAGTCCCGCCTGGAGTGCGGGCAGTCGGCATTGGATTTGTCGGCGAGTTCAATTGCTGGTTACTTGAGGGAAGGTGCATGA
- a CDS encoding GNAT family N-acetyltransferase has product MTIEIRPATPSDAPQILAFITELADFEKARHEVIASVADIERSLFGEGATAHGLICLRDGLPIGFAVFFFSYSTWLGSNCLYLEDLYITPEQRGGGAGKTLLRHLAKIACDNDCGRFEWSVLDWNTPAIEFYKSLGAQPQEEWVRYRMDGQVLREFAEG; this is encoded by the coding sequence ATGACGATCGAAATCCGCCCGGCGACCCCCAGCGATGCCCCGCAAATCCTCGCCTTCATCACTGAACTCGCCGATTTCGAAAAGGCCCGTCACGAAGTCATCGCCAGCGTCGCCGACATCGAACGCAGCCTGTTCGGCGAAGGCGCCACCGCCCACGGTCTGATCTGCCTGCGGGATGGTCTGCCGATCGGTTTCGCGGTGTTTTTCTTCAGCTATTCGACCTGGCTCGGCAGCAATTGCCTGTACCTTGAAGACCTCTACATCACCCCGGAGCAACGCGGCGGCGGTGCCGGCAAAACCCTGTTGCGCCACCTGGCAAAAATCGCCTGCGACAACGACTGCGGCCGCTTCGAATGGAGCGTGCTCGACTGGAACACGCCGGCGATCGAATTCTACAAATCCCTCGGCGCGCAACCTCAGGAAGAGTGGGTGCGCTACCGCATGGATGGCCAGGTTTTGCGTGAGTTTGCCGAGGGTTGA
- the araH gene encoding L-arabinose ABC transporter permease AraH has product MTTQNETLPKERKPLDMRRFLDDWVMLLAAVGIFVACTLLIDNFLSPLNMRGLGLAISTTGIAACTMLYCLASGHFDLSVGSVIACAGVVAAVVMRDTNSVFLGVSAALVMGLIVGLINGIVIAKLRVNALITTLATMQIVRGLAYIFANGKAVGVSQESFFVFGNGQLFGVPVPILITIVCFLFFGWLLNYTTYGRNTMAIGGNQEAALLAGVNVDRTKIIIFAVHGVIGALAGVILASRMTSGQPMIGQGFELTVISACVLGGVSLSGGIGMIRHVIAGVLILAIIENAMNLKNIDTFYQYVIRGSILLLAVVIDRLKQR; this is encoded by the coding sequence ATGACAACCCAAAACGAAACCCTGCCCAAAGAGCGCAAACCGCTGGACATGCGCCGCTTCCTTGATGACTGGGTCATGTTGCTGGCGGCCGTGGGCATTTTTGTCGCCTGCACCTTGCTGATCGACAACTTCCTTTCGCCGCTGAACATGCGCGGTCTGGGCCTGGCGATTTCTACCACCGGGATTGCCGCGTGCACGATGTTGTACTGCCTGGCGTCGGGGCATTTCGACTTGTCGGTGGGCTCGGTGATTGCCTGCGCTGGCGTGGTCGCGGCGGTGGTGATGCGTGACACCAACAGCGTATTTCTCGGTGTCAGTGCAGCGCTGGTGATGGGCCTGATTGTCGGGCTGATCAACGGCATCGTGATTGCCAAGTTGCGCGTCAATGCCTTGATCACGACGTTGGCGACCATGCAGATTGTTCGCGGTCTGGCTTACATCTTTGCCAACGGCAAGGCGGTGGGCGTGTCGCAGGAATCGTTCTTCGTGTTTGGTAACGGCCAATTGTTTGGTGTGCCGGTGCCGATTCTGATCACCATCGTTTGCTTTCTGTTTTTTGGCTGGCTGCTGAATTACACCACCTACGGGCGCAACACCATGGCCATTGGTGGTAACCAGGAAGCGGCGTTGCTGGCGGGTGTGAACGTTGATCGGACCAAGATCATTATCTTTGCCGTGCATGGGGTGATTGGTGCGTTGGCCGGGGTGATTCTGGCGTCGAGGATGACGTCGGGGCAGCCGATGATTGGCCAGGGTTTCGAGCTGACGGTGATCTCGGCTTGCGTGCTGGGTGGGGTGTCGCTGAGCGGCGGGATCGGCATGATCCGGCATGTGATTGCCGGGGTGTTGATTCTGGCGATCATTGAGAATGCGATGAACCTGAAGAATATTGATACCTTCTACCAATACGTTATCCGTGGTTCGATCCTGCTGTTGGCCGTCGTGATTGACCGTCTGAAGCAGCGCTAA